Proteins encoded in a region of the Quercus lobata isolate SW786 chromosome 8, ValleyOak3.0 Primary Assembly, whole genome shotgun sequence genome:
- the LOC115955606 gene encoding uncharacterized protein LOC115955606, whose product MTSIETATGQSHKATNVSSATSKIQNSGLSFKRWGRKSPFIRYGLPMISLVVFGAVGFGHLLQGSKDIAKVKDDKEWEIIETRKALSRTGPIEYKPKKISLEEELKALQEKVDINNYEYKKLPRPNDSKSV is encoded by the exons ATGACAAGTATTGAGACAGCAACGGGTCAGTCGCATAAAGCTACTAATGTTTCATCTGCAACCTCTAAGATTCAGAATTCAGGATTGTCCTTCAAAAGATGGGGTAGAAAAAGCCCATTTATCAGATATGGGCTTCCAATGATCTCACTCGTGGTGTTTGGGGCAGTTGGTTTTGGACATCTCTTGCAAGGCAG CAAGGATATTGCGAAGGTGAAGGATGATAAGGAGTGGGAGATTATAGAGACAAGAAAAGCACTGTCCAGAACGGGACCTATAGagtataaaccaaaaaagattTCATTGGAGGAGGAGCTGAAG GCTTTGCAAGAGAAAGTGGACATAAACAACTACGAGTACAAGAAACTTCCTAGACCAAACGACAGcaagtcagtctag
- the LOC115957098 gene encoding receptor-like protein 32 produces the protein MTKLVQLLLRSNNFFGEIPSSIVNLKELRTLDLGYNLLSMEVPTHIGNLSRLTALDLSNNKLTSRISSSIENLSSILNLKELKTLNLRHNVLSMEIPIHIGDLFHLTTLDLSNNKLIGGIPSSIQNLTELETLELENNLLEGEI, from the coding sequence ATGACAAAATTGGTGCAATTGCTTCTTCGCAGCAAcaatttttttggtgaaattccATCTTCAATTGTGAATTTGAAGGAATTGAGAACACTAGACTTGGGGTACAATTTACTGTCAATGGAGGTTCCTACTCATATTGGTAATCTATCCCGCTTAACCGCTTTGGACTTGAGCAACAACAAGCTAACAAGTCGAATCTCATCCTCCATAGAAAACTTGTCTTCAATTCTGAATTTGAAGGAATTGAAAACATTGAACTTGAGGCATAATGTATTGTCAATGGAGATTCCTATTCATATTGGTGATCTATTTCACTTAACCACTTTGGACTTGAGCAACAACAAGTTGATAGGTGGAATCCCATCATCCATACAGAATTTGACAGAGTTGGAAACACTTGAATTGGAAAACAACTTGCTCGAGGGAGAAATTTGA
- the LOC115955605 gene encoding F-box protein At5g49610-like, giving the protein MEAIFSNDDLAMEILSRFSALQLSRFKCVSKRWKNLISDPSFLRLHHQRSQLRGITTLLIDQRSDITGDRLRCRMSFFTTCGSFFEDDRRVPIMIRDSFPASGVVIMGSSNGLVCCRSRQTLEQPMLVIFICNPITREWISLRPTNCHVGHIFAFAFYPFGSSSNKASCFKVVSIQRQKYDQNSYSFVIYSSETGKWKTSMEVCHCEDDLNENKYIHIKGRFYWLTKKQRIITFDLEEELSGVIIALGPMLRYGVRNSDCLGDSDGYLHYACVDESDLRVWMLKDCQKLDWVLKHQLNLDQFRVEGQVMTDYLQFSIRRVGCIPKDDIFAPGYLALGILTFYDEFIYMMRWGRLESYNFRNGVLKRHHMLHAPFLDHYNYVPATVLPYLATLAANGVLKVKQNSIDDLISVPATVLPCSATSAMSGLLGLIRSCGFVASNSSSYQGRRKRKRIKPVSSPHF; this is encoded by the coding sequence ATGGAAGCCATCTTTTCAAATGATGATCTTGCAATGGAAATATTATCCCGATTTTCAGCTTTGCAACTTTCGCGTTTCAAGTGTGTCTCCAAGAGGTGGAAGAACCTTATATCTGATCCATCCTTCTTACGTCTTCACCACCAAAGGTCCCAACTCAGGGGCATCACAACCCTCCTTATTGACCAGCGTAGTGATATTACTGGTGATCGTTTAAGATGTAGGATGTCGTTTTTTACTACCTGTGGATCTTTTTTTGAAGACGACCGTCGTGTTCCAATTATGATACGAGATAGTTTTCCTGCAAGTGGAGTTGTCATAATGGGTTCCAGTAATGGACTCGTTTGTTGTAGAAGTCGTCAAACTTTGGAACAACCAATGCTAGTGATCTTCATTTGCAACCCAATTACAAGGGAATGGATTTCCCTTAGACCCACTAATTGTCATGTTGGTCACATCTTTGCATTTGCTTTCTACCCATTTGGCTCTTCATCAAACAAGGCCTCTTGTTTTAAAGTGGTGAGCATTCAGCGTCAAAAATATGACCAGAATTCTTATTCCTTCGTTATTTACTCCTCAGAAACTGGAAAATGGAAAACCTCCATGGAAGTCTGCCACTGCGAGGACGATCTTAACGAGAACAAATATATTCATATCAAAGGAAGGTTTTATTGGTTGACCAAGAAACAGAGAATAATCACTTTTGATCTGGAAGAAGAGCTGTCTGGAGTGATCATAGCACTAGGTCCGATGTTGAGATATGGTGTTCGAAATAGCGATTGCCTTGGGGATTCAGATGGGTATCTTCATTACGCGTGTGTTGATGAGTCTGATCTTAGAGTATGGATGTTAAAAGattgtcaaaaacttgattggGTCCTTAAGCACCAGTTGAATTTAGATCAGTTTCGTGTGGAAGGTCAAGTAATGACTGACTATCTTCAGTTCAGTATACGTCGTGTTGGGTGCATTCCTAAGGATGATATTTTTGCACCTGGTTATTTAGCACTAGGAATTTTGACTTTCTATGATGAGTTTATTTATATGATGAGATGGGGCAGGTTGGAGTCATATAATTTTAGGAACGGAGTCCTAAAACGTCATCATATGTTACATGCCCCTTTTTTGGACCATTATAATTATGTACCTGCGACTGTACTCCCATACTTGGCTACCTTGGCAGCAAATGGTGTTCTCAAGGTGAAACAGAACTccattgatgatttgatttcaGTCCCAGCAACTGTGCTCCCATGTTCAGCTACCTCAGCAATGAGTGGCCTTCTCGGGCTAATACGTTCCTGTGGTTTTGTTGCTTCAAATTCTAGTTCTTATCAAGGAAggcgaaaaagaaaaagaatcaaacCCGTAAGCTCACCACATTTCTAA